The Nymphalis io chromosome 14, ilAglIoxx1.1, whole genome shotgun sequence genome has a segment encoding these proteins:
- the LOC126773334 gene encoding arginine-glutamic acid dipeptide repeats protein-like gives MINFKDTKNKSALSTRWAQMSKQEQIIEKKKMEIQAKLQAQKQAAALAAQAKLSNPPVTDEKGSPNIFSNDGSFMSQYKALLEKQSKEKQEKEAREKKESEESQRNSNENKDTSETIPMLEESEVFDAFEPHNHNTNERRLERGTRERNRRWNDRGRNRAHSPMTPVIEDRKKVTDIINIPPLMQLTVQPPDDQSPPPNALNNRWDSHDGPSPNEEFDVEGQQDNSLDQCPDSVSMGSGPMVSGPGPMGPGPMGFGPMGPGSLMPNSIGPGPMVGGPMGPGAIGPPMGPGPMGPGPLGSGPMGPGPMGPGPMRPGPMGPGPMGHGPMGPGPMGPGPMGPGPMGPGPMGPGPMGSGPMGPGPMGPGPMGPGPLGQRNMGAGPNIPSGPNMGQGSNSGPNGGPMMGPRGPNMPPMPPFMGGPPNFPMPPNFMGPNGPGGPCGPGPMPPNMCHPNMRAPGPNGPMPPFFPFPNSQMPGPNGPPNSMNSPFGPNGPSFGPQPPFGPNGPSFGPNNNGPPIGPPNMHFVPQNPLPPNSMPDSKPLDNIPPPEPMKLQNIPPPLSLPLSHIPKPNDMEPGHKQAPPHSMQVLSADSFPPSVQRAAAEVATNGDHWENVLKAIHSQDQNMWFLHNTNSNEYKAYRDLVTKIRCEGQGDRKPEIKPEDKYEPEFSLEDDDSSDNKYLKEEMKDNYDIYSNQSIKREQTSSQSDDDSDPRKERRKRKKSRWGDDPPIDIKPPGVVTPLPNSLPGANLSKIDEEGLKLKNVNRNNQALMLYAMTNYGTTNLSAEDWKKCEDNFKLNLLYQDMLKRRQEVERLAAAGKHKYEYDSDEDTSEGTWEHRLRAKEMNATERWADELTKQAAGKHHIGDFLPPEELKKFMEKYSAIKSGKEPDLSDYKEYKLKEDNVGFKMLQKLGWNEGEGLGAEGTGIVEPINKANQPVANLGLGASTSDVVSPEDDEFDAYRKRMMLAYRFRPNPLNNPRRPYY, from the exons atgattaattttaaagacaCCAAAAATAAATCTGCTCTCAGTACAAGATGGGCGCAAATGTCGAAACAAGAACAAATCATCGAAAAAAAGAAGATGGAAATTCAAGCCAAGCTACAGGCCCAAAAGCAAGCTGCAGCTTTAGCGGCTCAGGCTAAATTATCTAA CCCTCCAGTAACAGATGAAAAAGGATCACCAAATATTTTCTCCAACGATGGTAGTTTCATGAGTCAATATAaagcccttcttgaaaaacagagTAAAGAGAAACAAGAAAAAGAAGCAAGAGAAAAAAAAGAGAGTGAAGAAAGTCAAAGAAATAGCAATGAAAATAAGGATACATCTGAAACGATTCCAATGCTGGAAGAAAGTGAAGTATTTGATGCTTTTGAACCGCACAATCACAACACAAATGAAAGAAGACTGGAAAGAGGAACCAG GGAAAGGAACCGACGATGGAATGACAGAGGCCGTAACCGAGCTCATAGTCCAATGACTCCAGTTATAGAAGACAGAAAGAAAGTGACTGATATTATAAACATCCCACCTTTAATGCAACTTACTGTGCAACCTCCTGATGATCAATCTCCACCACCTAATGCCCTTAATAATCGTTGGGATTCTCATGATGGCCCTTCTCCTAATGAGGAATTTGACGTAGAAGGTCAGCAAGACAATTCTCTTGACCAATGTCCAGATTCAGTTTCAATGGGATCCGGTCCAATGGTATCTGGCCCAGGACCAATGGGACCCGGGCCAATGGGTTTTGGACCTATGGGTCCTGGATCATTAATGCCTAACTCTATAGGTCCTGGTCCTATGGTTGGTGGTCCGATGGGACCAGGGGCAATAGGCCCACCAATGGGGCCGGGGCCTATGGGTCCTGGTCCATTGGGCTCCGGCCCCATGGGTCCAGGGCCAATGGGACCTGGACCGATGAGACCTGGGCCAATGGGTCCTGGACCAATGGGACACGGGCCGATGGGACCTGGGCCAATGGGGCCTGGGCCGATGGGACCCGGGCCGATGGGACCTGGACCAATGGGACCCGGGCCTATGGGATCTGGGCCAATGGGTCCTGGACCAATGGGCCCTGGGCCGATGGGTCCTGGGCCATTGGGCCAAAGAAACATGGGTGCTGGCCCCAATATACCTTCAGGTCCAAATATGGGCCAAGGATCTAATTCAGGACCTAATGGGGGTCCCATGATGGGACCAAGAGGACCTAATATGCCACCAATGCCCCCGTTTATGGGTGGTCCTCCAAATTTTCCCATGCCTCCAAATTTCATGGGTCCAAATGGACCAGGGGGTCCCTGTGGACCTGGTCCGATGCCACCAAACATGTGCCATCCTAATATGAGAGCACCTGGACCAAATGGTCCTATGCCACCATTTTTTCCTTTCCCTAATTCTCAAATGCCTGGGCCTAATGGCCCACCCAACTCAATGAACTCTCCCTTCGGGCCTAATGGTCCCAGCTTTGGCCCACAACCTCCGTTTGGACCTAATGGTCCTAGTTTTGGACCAAATAATAATGGCCCCCCAATAGGTCCTCCTAATATGCATTTTGTGCCCCAAAATCCTTTGCCTCCCAATTCCATGCCCGATTCGAAACCCTTGGACAATATACCTCCGCCTGAACCAATGAAACTTCAGAACATTCCACCTCCACTATCACTGCCCCTCAGTCACATACCAAAACCAAACGACATGGAACCAGGACACAAACAAGCTCCACCACATTCTATGCAAG TTCTCTCTGCAGATTCGTTCCCGCCATCAGTTCAGCGAGCCGCCGCCGAGGTCGCAACCAACGGCGACCACTGGGAAAATGTCCTGAAAGCAATACACTCACAAGATCAAAATATGTG GTTTCTGCATAATACAAACTCGAATGAGTATAAGGCATATAGGGATCTCGTGACAAAGATACGGTGTGAAGGCCAGGGCGATAGAAAACCTGAGATCAAACCCGAAGATAAATACGAGCCAGAATTTTCCTTAGAAGATGACGATAGCAGtgacaacaaatatttaaaggaGGAAATGAAAGACAA ttATGATATATactcaaatcaatcaatcaaacgcGAACAGACCAGCTCTCAGAGCGACGACGATTCTGACCCTAGAAAGGAGCGTCGTAAGAGGAAGAAGTCGCGTTGGGGAGATGACCCGCCAATCGATATAAAACCACCGGGTGTAGTAACACCATTACCAAATTCTCTTCCAG GGGCTAATTTATCTAAGATAGATGaagaaggtttaaagcttaAAAATGTCAATCGTAATAATCAAGCATTAATGCTGTATGCAATGACTAACTATGGTACTACTAACCTAAGTGCGGAGGATTGGAAAAAATGTGAAGATAATTTCAAACTCAACTTACTGTACCAG gATATGTTAAAGAGGAGGCAAGAAGTTGAACGCTTGGCTGCTGCTGGCAAACACAAATATGAGTATGACAGTGATGAAGACACCTCAGAGGGAACATGGGAGCACAG ATTGCGCGCCAAAGAAATGAACGCCACAGAGAGATGGGCAGATGAACTCACAAAGCAAGCTGCGGGTAAACATCATATTGGTGACTTTCTTCCACCTGAGGAGTTGAAAAA attCATGGAAAAATATTCTGCGATAAAAAGTGGCAAAGAGCCAGACTTAAGTGATTACAAGGAATACAAACTGAAGGAGGATAATGTTG gttTCAAAATGCTGCAGAAACTTGGTTGGAATGAGGGTGAGGGTCTCGGTGCTGAAGGGACTGGTATAGTTGAACCGATAAATAA aGCTAACCAGCCTGTAGCTAACTTAGGATTAGGCGCATCGACTTCTGACGTGGTCTCGCCTGAAGATGATGAGTTTGATGCATACAGGAAGCGAATGATGCTCGCGTACCGCTTTAGGCCTAATCCTTTG aacAACCCACGCCGACCTTATTATTAA